In Prunus dulcis chromosome 1, ALMONDv2, whole genome shotgun sequence, the following are encoded in one genomic region:
- the LOC117635803 gene encoding 2-C-methyl-D-erythritol 4-phosphate cytidylyltransferase, chloroplastic isoform X2 has translation MGLCVVGLDLLTPSSSPLFSSHNLRIPPLSHSNLRLAGHPFNFRLKAKARIASSTFTTCSAKVVNKPESKIVKENSVSVILLAGGKGKRMGASMPKQYLPLLSQPIALYSFYTFSQMTEVKEIIVVCDPSYKDIFEETKHKIQKELKFTLPGKERQDSVYSGLQAIDLSSELVCIHDSARPLVSSGDVEKVLKDGWLNGAAVLGVPVKATIKEANSESFVVKTLDRRTLWEMQTPQVIKPQLLRKGFELVNREGLEVTDDVSIVEHLPHPVYITEGSYTNIKVTTPDDLLLAERILSMSSGKSSE, from the exons ATGGGGCTTTGTGTTGTTGGACTGGACCTCCTCACTCCCTCTTCTTCACCACTCTTTTCGAGTCATAATCTCAGGATTCCACCACTTTCACACTCTAACCTTAGACTTGCAG GCCATCCATTCAATTTCAGGCTCAAGGCTAAGGCTAGAATTGCAAGCTCAACCTTCACCACTTGCTCTGCAAAAGTCGTCAAT AAACCAGAGTCTAAAATAGTGAAAGAGAACAGCGTATCCGTGATTCTTTTGGCAGGAGGAAAGGGTAAAAGGATGGGT GCCAGCATGCCAAAGCAATATCTTCCGCTTTTGAGCCAGCCAATTGCATTGTATAG CTTCTACACTTTCTCTCAAATGACTGAAGTGAAGGAAATCATTGTAGTTTGTGATCCCTCCTACAAGGATATTTTTGAAG AGACCAAGCATAAGATCCAGAAAGAACTTAAATTCACATTACCCGGAAAGGAAAGACAAGATTCTGTTTACAGCGGACTCCAG GCAATTGATTTGAGCTCTGAGCTTGTTTGCATCCATGATTCTGCTAGACCTCTTGTATCATCTGGAGACGTAGAGAAG GTTCTTAAAGATGGTTGGTTGAATGGAGCAGCTGTACTTGGTGTTCCAGTAAAAGCTACAATCAAAGAG GCAAACAGCGAGTCTTTTGTAGTCAAAACTCTGGACAGGAGAACACTTTGGGAAATGCAGACACCCCAG GTCATCAAACCTCAGTTGCTCAGAAAGGGTTTTGAGCTTGTAAATAG AGAAGGCCTTGAAGTGACTGATGACGTCTCTATTGTCGAGCACCTTCCACATCCTGTGTACATCACTGAAGGATCTTACACCAACATCAAG GTCACAACCCCGGATGATTTATTACTTGCAGAAAGAATATTAAGTATGAGCTCTGGAAAGTCTTCTGAATAA
- the LOC117635823 gene encoding NADH dehydrogenase [ubiquinone] 1 beta subcomplex subunit 3-B-like yields MGSTSKKALGTTGEFFRRRDEWRKHPMLTNQLRHATPGLGIALVAFGVYLVGEQVYNRLISPSAASSSHAHSHSHSASTTSATH; encoded by the coding sequence ATGGGGAGTACTAGCAAGAAGGCGCTGGGGACGACAGGGGAGTTCTTCAGGAGGAGGGACGAGTGGAGGAAGCACCCGATGCTGACGAATCAGCTCCGCCACGCCACTCCCGGCCTCGGCATCGCTCTGGTGGCCTTCGGCGTCTACCTTGTCGGCGAGCAAGTCTACAACCGCCTCATTTCTCCTTCTGCTGCTTCCTCATCTCACGctcattctcactctcattcCGCCTCTACCACCTCTGCTACTCACTGA
- the LOC117635803 gene encoding 2-C-methyl-D-erythritol 4-phosphate cytidylyltransferase, chloroplastic isoform X1, producing MGLCVVGLDLLTPSSSPLFSSHNLRIPPLSHSNLRLAGHPFNFRLKAKARIASSTFTTCSAKVVNVDKPESKIVKENSVSVILLAGGKGKRMGASMPKQYLPLLSQPIALYSFYTFSQMTEVKEIIVVCDPSYKDIFEETKHKIQKELKFTLPGKERQDSVYSGLQAIDLSSELVCIHDSARPLVSSGDVEKVLKDGWLNGAAVLGVPVKATIKEANSESFVVKTLDRRTLWEMQTPQVIKPQLLRKGFELVNREGLEVTDDVSIVEHLPHPVYITEGSYTNIKVTTPDDLLLAERILSMSSGKSSE from the exons ATGGGGCTTTGTGTTGTTGGACTGGACCTCCTCACTCCCTCTTCTTCACCACTCTTTTCGAGTCATAATCTCAGGATTCCACCACTTTCACACTCTAACCTTAGACTTGCAG GCCATCCATTCAATTTCAGGCTCAAGGCTAAGGCTAGAATTGCAAGCTCAACCTTCACCACTTGCTCTGCAAAAGTCGTCAATGTAGAT AAACCAGAGTCTAAAATAGTGAAAGAGAACAGCGTATCCGTGATTCTTTTGGCAGGAGGAAAGGGTAAAAGGATGGGT GCCAGCATGCCAAAGCAATATCTTCCGCTTTTGAGCCAGCCAATTGCATTGTATAG CTTCTACACTTTCTCTCAAATGACTGAAGTGAAGGAAATCATTGTAGTTTGTGATCCCTCCTACAAGGATATTTTTGAAG AGACCAAGCATAAGATCCAGAAAGAACTTAAATTCACATTACCCGGAAAGGAAAGACAAGATTCTGTTTACAGCGGACTCCAG GCAATTGATTTGAGCTCTGAGCTTGTTTGCATCCATGATTCTGCTAGACCTCTTGTATCATCTGGAGACGTAGAGAAG GTTCTTAAAGATGGTTGGTTGAATGGAGCAGCTGTACTTGGTGTTCCAGTAAAAGCTACAATCAAAGAG GCAAACAGCGAGTCTTTTGTAGTCAAAACTCTGGACAGGAGAACACTTTGGGAAATGCAGACACCCCAG GTCATCAAACCTCAGTTGCTCAGAAAGGGTTTTGAGCTTGTAAATAG AGAAGGCCTTGAAGTGACTGATGACGTCTCTATTGTCGAGCACCTTCCACATCCTGTGTACATCACTGAAGGATCTTACACCAACATCAAG GTCACAACCCCGGATGATTTATTACTTGCAGAAAGAATATTAAGTATGAGCTCTGGAAAGTCTTCTGAATAA
- the LOC117635803 gene encoding 2-C-methyl-D-erythritol 4-phosphate cytidylyltransferase, chloroplastic isoform X3, protein MGLCVVGLDLLTPSSSPLFSSHNLRIPPLSHSNLRLAGHPFNFRLKAKARIASSTFTTCSAKVVNVDKPESKIVKENSVSVILLAGGKGKRMGASMPKQYLPLLSQPIALYSFYTFSQMTEVKEIIVVCDPSYKDIFEETKHKIQKELKFTLPGKERQDSVYSGLQVLKDGWLNGAAVLGVPVKATIKEANSESFVVKTLDRRTLWEMQTPQVIKPQLLRKGFELVNREGLEVTDDVSIVEHLPHPVYITEGSYTNIKVTTPDDLLLAERILSMSSGKSSE, encoded by the exons ATGGGGCTTTGTGTTGTTGGACTGGACCTCCTCACTCCCTCTTCTTCACCACTCTTTTCGAGTCATAATCTCAGGATTCCACCACTTTCACACTCTAACCTTAGACTTGCAG GCCATCCATTCAATTTCAGGCTCAAGGCTAAGGCTAGAATTGCAAGCTCAACCTTCACCACTTGCTCTGCAAAAGTCGTCAATGTAGAT AAACCAGAGTCTAAAATAGTGAAAGAGAACAGCGTATCCGTGATTCTTTTGGCAGGAGGAAAGGGTAAAAGGATGGGT GCCAGCATGCCAAAGCAATATCTTCCGCTTTTGAGCCAGCCAATTGCATTGTATAG CTTCTACACTTTCTCTCAAATGACTGAAGTGAAGGAAATCATTGTAGTTTGTGATCCCTCCTACAAGGATATTTTTGAAG AGACCAAGCATAAGATCCAGAAAGAACTTAAATTCACATTACCCGGAAAGGAAAGACAAGATTCTGTTTACAGCGGACTCCAG GTTCTTAAAGATGGTTGGTTGAATGGAGCAGCTGTACTTGGTGTTCCAGTAAAAGCTACAATCAAAGAG GCAAACAGCGAGTCTTTTGTAGTCAAAACTCTGGACAGGAGAACACTTTGGGAAATGCAGACACCCCAG GTCATCAAACCTCAGTTGCTCAGAAAGGGTTTTGAGCTTGTAAATAG AGAAGGCCTTGAAGTGACTGATGACGTCTCTATTGTCGAGCACCTTCCACATCCTGTGTACATCACTGAAGGATCTTACACCAACATCAAG GTCACAACCCCGGATGATTTATTACTTGCAGAAAGAATATTAAGTATGAGCTCTGGAAAGTCTTCTGAATAA